TTGGCATAAGAAAGCACTCTTTGAACGAAATCCTCGGCAGCCTCCTCCCCCGGTTTGGTTTGATATTTAAATCCGATTCTGTCGGAAAGTTCAGTGTCACGAAAAACGACAGCCAGCATCTGGCCATCGGTTTCTGTATTTTGAATAAGATCGGCATCTACGCGATACGGCCTATATATCGGTTGATTAGGTGGATTTGATTTCTGTAAAACAGCATCCGCAGTTGCCGTCCATAGTAAACCCGCACTGGAAAATATCGACACAACTTCTTCTGACACCGAGCCTTCGCCCGGCCACATCCCCAGTGGCGGATGACCGAACAGTTCCCAAAAATATGCCACGCCTTTATATACTTGAAGCTTCGCATCATCCGGGTATGAGTAGCGTTCAGGGAGCGGTGACCCGGGCTGGCATTTCTTCGCTATATCGGTATCATACAAGAGAGGCAATATTGGATGAAAGAATGGAGTAGTAATAACTTCGACCCGGTTTTCAGCCATGAGCTTTTTGTGTTGTGGGATTATCGAAGACATCACCTTATAGGATTCCGCTACTATTCTATTTGCGTCCACCTCGGTAAAAGGCCTGCGCGCAAACCATTTTCCACCGCGCTTTTCCAAGAGATCTGTTAAATCTATTATTTCTCCTGACACAAGCTGGATTTTACTATCCAGGAAACCGGGGTCGAACCATGCTAGCGCAAACCATACCTTCAACTGAAGCTTCTCCATAGTGGAAAAATTGCCGCCCTTATCTCGAAGAGCCATATACTCTGGGAATCTCTCGATCATAACTTCGGAAATGCTGAAACAGTTCCATGCTCCACCAGTGAGATAATTCTCATCTTTCGGAGTAAACTTATCTGTATCTTTAAGCAACAGGTCGATCCAAGGATCTGTTTTACCAGCGAATTTCTCCCAATATGCCTTTTCATCAACCTTGTTTCCAATTACAACTTGCGAAAGCCTGTCAACATAGTATTCTTTAAGCTGTTTAAGTAAAACGCTCGTTAAATTAATGGTAAGATGAATATCAGGATAAAATTCCAGCATAGCGGCCATGTCGTAGTAATCTTTTGTGGCATGAAGGCGAACCCACGGCCCGCGAAGATAGTCCTCTGAAGGGTCTGCGTAAAGCGGTTGATGTTGATGCCAAATTATCGCAAGGTGAATTTTCGGACCCTCTGGATATTCATCATTTGGATTAACAGGTCCTTGCGCCTTAGCTTCGAGGGCGACATCGCCGTTTTCCTTGAGCACAAAAACCGAGTTCAATCCTCCATAATTATCGTCGATATAGGCCGAGTTTTTGGAGTCGGGCATCCAATTGCCATCAACAACAAATTTGTATTGATGAATCCCCGGTTCCAACTTCAGGACAATAGTCCATTTACCATCTGCGGATTTAACCATGGGATCCGAATCGGGACTCCAGCGGTTAAACCCACCGGTTATAAATACCTCCTTAGCTCCCGATGATCCGAGAATAAATTTGACTTCGCCATCACCGATACCTACAGGTTGAGCAATAATTGCGGAAACGATAAGCATAAATAAAATCACAAAAGCGCATCTATTCATTTTCCCTCCGAAAATGTTGTTGTTTCTGAATCCATATCTTCTTCATGAATTGTATATGGCGTAAGTCCGCCGAGTTTTCGTTTATCATAATCGCTTATCAGTGGTTGAATTAAAACACTGTCATTCCTGAAAAAATTATTCCCTTGGTTATCTGAATATTCGAGCAAGTATCTTAAAACACCCTTATCCCATTGTTCAATCGGGTTTTGAGAGTTCTTTACAACGACTATTATCGAATCACTTCTTGAAAAAGGCTCTTTAAAACTATCGTTAGATTCTATCCCGTTTTCGAATTCGAATCTCCATTTAATTTTTGCAGCCTGTTTTCTTCCGATATTTTTAAGAATAACAGTAGTATATGTCGTCTCGCCAAACAGTGGTTTACCTTCTTTAAGATATCCATCCTGCTTTACTAACTCGAATATTGGAACAACAATAGGCCTATTAGGTATCGAGAGTTCCTTTAAGAGGGCCTTTACACCAAATATTAACGAAAGGACAATGATAATTGCACAGAGTGTTATAATTATAAAGCGAAGAATATAATTATTTTTAAAAATAAACCTCTGCCATTTCTGATTTTTTTCGCCCATTTTCCCTCTCCTATTTAACAATAACCATGCTATTCTCAATGCCATCCTCGAAATCCGTATCGGCGCTGGAGGGATCGATCGTCCAATTTACTCTATCGATAACAAATTTGTATTGATATCTTCCCGGGGGAAGATCGAGTGTTGTTTCCCATATACCATCACTTTCATCATCAAACATCATGCCGATTGATGGATCGAGGATACCTCCGGTATCCTTAGTCCCGCACCAATTATTAAAATTACCGCAAATTTGAACCTGCCTTGCGGCTGAGTTTTCATATTTGAACAAAATGCCGCCATCCACTTTATGAGGTGGAGGCATGCGGTTTTTTATCGAGGAGGTTATAGCACACGATAAAGAGAATCCTATATAGATTAAAATAATAGCAAATAGGAACTTCGTTATTCTCATTTCCATTACCCGTTCGTTAATTTTTGTTTAAAAATCTATCTCCCCACGAAGGCCTATCTGGCGAACATTTTCTAAAGCTTTCCAGGATTCGGCAAACGTGACCGAGTTGTCATTCATGTATTTTTCTACAAACTCACGTCTTCCAGCACGCCAACCATTAGCCATAAGCGGATGCAATCCCCAATATAATTCAAGCCGAACATTTTCTACAGGCATAAACTGAATCCCTGCAAATACAGGGATTGCTGTTTCGTCTATCTCTATCGAGTCGAGAGCATTCTCGCAATATATCTTATGATACGCCACATCGAGGTTGACATACCATTGATCGGAAAGATGAAGGCGAATACCCACTTTAGATAAAGCCTCTCTCTGCTCGACACCCTGCGGAAGTTTCGCGAAAGCCCAATCGTTAAACATATCGAATCCAATAAAATTCCATAGCACTGTTCCACGAGCCCCCACCCCAAACCGGTTGACTTTTCGCTTATTACCTTCGAGATGATCATCCATCGCTTCTATACCACCTCGCGCCCATATCTTAACAGGCAAATCGATATTTACCTGAGCAAAATATGATTCCCACCAAGTGGGATCCATCCCGGGCTCGATCTCTATTGCTTCAATATCGACATGGCCATCATCATCGGTCGATGGAGCTGGCAAGAAAAACACTCCTGTATCTTCGGGGGCGGAAAAAACCTGTGAGGAATATCCTAGTTTGAATCCAACTTCATCGTAAGGATTTACCATAAGGCCTAACCCCGCAAAATGACCATACATTTTGCCAAGCTCGACATCGATAGAACCATTTCCATCACCTGCATCATTTTCGAGATTACCTGCTTGAACCCCTCCATCATAATTATATGAAAGGTATTCTGCCCATATACTGCCCGGTCCTAATGCGATTTTAGTGAAACCGCCCCATAGCAATTCTGAATTTCCAAGCGCAAACCAGTCGCTTTCGGAACCAGTCGAGTCCACCCAATTTTGAAGACTCGGAATATCGAGTTCAGTTAGGGAATACCAAAAAATTCCGGAATCATATCTTAATGCCACCCCTAAATCCAAGGGACCAATCCTCCTTGAAAGGCTTAACCCGAATATATCCGTGCTATATTCAGTATATACATCTTGTTTAAGAAAGGGGTCAATGACGTCCTCGCGAAAAAGTCCATAACGAAGCCTACCTAGATTGTCTAAAAGCGCTTCCCCCGTGTGTTCTTCTGTAGCCCACGATTCAAATCGATCGCAATAAATCGCCCTGAAAGCAACACTGTATATCTCCCCCTTGAGAAATGCTCCACCTGTTCCCAAGCCAAATGGCAATGTTTCTCCCGGCGCGCCCGCAATTATTGATGACCCAATAATCTCCAGCGGATCTCCGATACCGCCAACCGGTCGATTATAATATACCTGTCCCTCTATCGAGTTGCCGACAAGTTCGATTGCGGCGCTGTCTAAAGCGAGCGATGCTTCATAAATCCTTCCAGCATCGCGGGTATCCATATTAATGCCACCCCATGCAGTAACATCGTTACTGATCTTAATCCTAATATATGATTCGAGGCGATGACGCGGCTTATCCAGCCGAAACCTTCCATCGAAATCGCGAGCCCAACGGCTTTCAGCTATTGCTGTGTATTTCCCACCGATATATACGCGACTGTTTAAAAATGTATTCGACACCTTTTCTTGTTCGACATCGACCTCGGTTTTAACCAGCTTTCCCTCTAGGTCAATCTCTATAACCGAATTGATCCCACCATAACCATCGGATTCCGATCGAGGGTTGTCCGAATCGGGTTGCCATGAATCATCGACAACGAATTTATATTCGTATTTTCCCGGATCGAGTTCTAATGTAATCGACCAATTTCCCTCTCCATCGGTATCAAAAGGGTCTGCATTTGAAGACCAGTTATTGAAAGAACCTGCAA
The DNA window shown above is from bacterium and carries:
- a CDS encoding glycogen-binding domain-containing protein → YEYKFVVDGTYIEDPDNPDKISDPYGGNNSVFTVDVAAESPATQGLSEIAVKEGVVLEYYNPSARSVSVAGSFNNWSSNADPFDTDGEGNWSITLELDPGKYEYKFVVDDSWQPDSDNPRSESDGYGGINSVIEIDLEGKLVKTEVDVEQEKVSNTFLNSRVYIGGKYTAIAESRWARDFDGRFRLDKPRHRLESYIRIKISNDVTAWGGINMDTRDAGRIYEASLALDSAAIELVGNSIEGQVYYNRPVGGIGDPLEIIGSSIIAGAPGETLPFGLGTGGAFLKGEIYSVAFRAIYCDRFESWATEEHTGEALLDNLGRLRYGLFREDVIDPFLKQDVYTEYSTDIFGLSLSRRIGPLDLGVALRYDSGIFWYSLTELDIPSLQNWVDSTGSESDWFALGNSELLWGGFTKIALGPGSIWAEYLSYNYDGGVQAGNLENDAGDGNGSIDVELGKMYGHFAGLGLMVNPYDEVGFKLGYSSQVFSAPEDTGVFFLPAPSTDDDGHVDIEAIEIEPGMDPTWWESYFAQVNIDLPVKIWARGGIEAMDDHLEGNKRKVNRFGVGARGTVLWNFIGFDMFNDWAFAKLPQGVEQREALSKVGIRLHLSDQWYVNLDVAYHKIYCENALDSIEIDETAIPVFAGIQFMPVENVRLELYWGLHPLMANGWRAGRREFVEKYMNDNSVTFAESWKALENVRQIGLRGEIDF
- a CDS encoding glycogen-binding domain-containing protein; amino-acid sequence: MRITKFLFAIILIYIGFSLSCAITSSIKNRMPPPHKVDGGILFKYENSAARQVQICGNFNNWCGTKDTGGILDPSIGMMFDDESDGIWETTLDLPPGRYQYKFVIDRVNWTIDPSSADTDFEDGIENSMVIVK